One Candidatus Acididesulfobacter guangdongensis genomic window carries:
- a CDS encoding polyamine aminopropyltransferase: protein MEAWFFENQTGNFGIKIRIKSVLYHENSDFQEITVYDTYEFGKMLVLDNAVMFTDSNEFIYHEMLSFIPIFAHAKPENILIIGGGDGGIIRECLKNNFVKHIDLVEIDNEVIKVSKKFFPQIAYQIDNEKVSVKLEDGIKYLKTVNNMYDVIIIDSTDPVGPAEGLFTEDFYYSAYNALKDDGIFAAQTESPFFNKKLIKDINQIIDNLYKISMMYYAMIPVYPSGLWSFTVGSKKYQPNKINEVYKDIDLSSLNLKYYSPEVHGASFILPKFIKELLN from the coding sequence ATCAGTTTTATATCATGAAAATTCTGATTTTCAGGAAATAACGGTTTATGATACCTATGAATTTGGAAAAATGCTTGTTCTTGATAATGCTGTTATGTTCACGGATAGCAATGAATTTATTTATCATGAAATGCTGTCTTTTATTCCTATTTTTGCGCACGCAAAACCGGAAAATATTTTGATTATCGGCGGAGGAGATGGCGGTATTATCAGAGAATGTCTTAAAAATAATTTTGTAAAACATATAGACTTAGTTGAAATTGACAATGAGGTTATTAAAGTATCTAAAAAATTCTTTCCTCAAATTGCATATCAGATAGACAACGAAAAAGTGTCGGTTAAACTTGAAGACGGTATTAAATATTTAAAAACTGTCAATAATATGTATGATGTTATTATTATAGACTCTACCGATCCGGTGGGTCCCGCAGAAGGTTTGTTTACGGAGGATTTTTATTACTCTGCGTACAATGCATTAAAAGATGACGGAATATTTGCCGCTCAAACCGAGTCCCCTTTTTTCAATAAAAAACTCATTAAAGATATCAATCAAATTATTGATAATCTTTATAAAATTTCAATGATGTATTATGCTATGATACCTGTTTATCCAAGCGGTTTATGGAGCTTCACTGTGGGTTCCAAAAAATATCAACCTAATAAAATAAATGAAGTATATAAAGATATTGATTTATCTTCATTAAATCTCAAATATTATTCTCCTGAAGTCCACGGAGCTTCATTTATTTTGCCTAAATTTATAAAGGAGTTATTAAATTAA